A genomic window from Streptomyces sp. 846.5 includes:
- a CDS encoding DUF6412 domain-containing protein — MDRATASLLRLLALLGLAGTSAGLLLPLNSGGGLHVLATGAFATGVGLLLASALAITVLGHARSVGPTPHTVRSTAVRRRAWRTAYLPQRDPDARGRRRPRAPGTAPAAA, encoded by the coding sequence ATGGACCGCGCTACAGCCTCCCTGCTGCGCCTCCTTGCGCTGCTCGGCCTCGCCGGCACCTCTGCCGGACTGCTGCTCCCGCTCAACAGCGGCGGTGGACTGCATGTGCTCGCCACCGGGGCGTTCGCCACCGGTGTCGGGCTGCTGCTCGCGTCGGCCCTGGCGATCACCGTTCTCGGTCACGCTCGGTCGGTCGGCCCGACCCCGCACACTGTACGCAGCACTGCGGTCCGCCGACGCGCCTGGCGCACGGCGTACCTGCCCCAACGCGACCCCGACGCACGCGGCCGACGCCGCCCCCGGGCCCCGGGTACGGCCCCGGCAGCCGCATAG